One bacterium genomic window carries:
- a CDS encoding helix-turn-helix domain-containing protein yields the protein MEYRPVDIGARLRNLRLARNLTQEELAERADLTKGFISQLERDQTSISVDSLLGILKVLDVTAADFFKETQPDQVVFSKLERISLTETGAEKFELLIPGGADREMEAALVTLEADQQTYPIKPYQGEAFGFVLSGTITLVFGNDSFSATAGSSFYFSGEREHFIRNNGKRTAEFLWVTTPPTF from the coding sequence TTGGAATACAGACCGGTGGATATCGGAGCACGCTTACGAAACCTCCGACTGGCCCGGAATCTGACCCAAGAAGAATTGGCAGAGCGCGCCGATCTGACAAAGGGTTTCATCTCTCAGCTTGAGCGCGATCAGACCAGCATCTCAGTGGACAGTCTCCTCGGAATCCTCAAGGTTCTGGATGTAACTGCTGCCGATTTTTTCAAGGAGACGCAGCCTGATCAGGTAGTGTTCTCCAAGCTTGAAAGAATTTCCCTGACGGAAACTGGTGCTGAGAAGTTTGAATTGCTGATTCCCGGCGGGGCGGACCGCGAAATGGAAGCCGCGCTGGTTACTTTGGAAGCCGACCAGCAAACCTATCCAATAAAGCCCTATCAAGGGGAAGCATTTGGATTTGTCTTGTCGGGGACCATTACTCTGGTTTTTGGGAACGACAGTTTCAGCGCCACGGCGGGGTCGAGCTTTTATTTCTCGGGTGAACGCGAACATTTCATTCGCAACAACGGCAAACGAACAGCCGAGTTTCTTTGGGTAACAACGCCGCCCACATTCTAA
- the speD gene encoding adenosylmethionine decarboxylase: MKSLGQQIVVDYHKCNPEILNDVAAVKRAMREAALKAGATIVTEAFHLFNPYGVSGAIIIAESHLAIHTWPEFGYAAVDLFTCGDEVDPAVAFEHLKQALEADEFTAMEMKRGIMNSHGLRFDSHKAAQNVTAAVA, translated from the coding sequence TTGAAGTCTTTGGGACAGCAAATTGTGGTTGATTACCACAAGTGTAATCCTGAAATCCTCAACGACGTCGCCGCAGTCAAGCGCGCCATGCGTGAGGCTGCATTAAAGGCGGGCGCGACCATCGTGACCGAGGCCTTTCATTTGTTCAATCCGTACGGAGTGTCCGGCGCAATCATCATTGCCGAGTCACATCTGGCCATTCATACGTGGCCGGAGTTCGGCTACGCGGCCGTTGACCTGTTCACGTGCGGCGATGAAGTCGATCCGGCGGTGGCCTTCGAGCATCTGAAGCAGGCGCTCGAAGCCGATGAATTCACTGCGATGGAGATGAAGCGAGGTATCATGAACTCGCACGGCCTGAGATTTGACTCGCACAAGGCCGCGCAGAACGTGACCGCTGCGGTAGCGTAG
- a CDS encoding arginine decarboxylase, pyruvoyl-dependent, producing the protein MIIKTPDKYFLVKGFAEGETELNAFDNALLAAGVGNTNLVRMSSILPPSAKEVEPMKLPYGALVPIAYADESSSLPGETVSAGVAVGITDDPSLPGVIMEHHMHGSEEECRKIVIMKVESAFKVRGWKLADMKVAVISGKVERIGAAFAGVVLWT; encoded by the coding sequence ATGATCATTAAGACCCCCGACAAGTATTTTCTTGTCAAAGGATTTGCCGAGGGTGAAACGGAACTGAACGCGTTCGACAACGCGCTGCTCGCCGCGGGTGTGGGCAACACGAACCTTGTCCGGATGAGTTCCATACTGCCGCCGTCGGCAAAAGAAGTGGAGCCGATGAAGCTTCCCTACGGAGCTTTGGTGCCCATTGCCTATGCAGATGAGTCCAGCTCCCTGCCCGGTGAAACGGTCAGCGCGGGGGTCGCAGTCGGTATTACCGATGATCCGTCGCTGCCCGGGGTCATCATGGAGCACCACATGCATGGTTCCGAAGAAGAGTGCCGGAAGATAGTCATTATGAAAGTCGAGTCCGCATTCAAGGTTCGAGGGTGGAAATTAGCTGACATGAAAGTGGCGGTTATCTCCGGAAAAGTGGAGAGAATTGGAGCTGCGTTTGCCGGCGTTGTCCTGTGGACGTAG
- the speE gene encoding polyamine aminopropyltransferase, with protein MELWLTETYGPIRGGWKAGGVLYSKQSKYQLVEIVETERWGKTLVLDGCMMTTEKDEFVYHEMLTHPAMVTHSAPKSVCVIGGGDGGTVREVLNHPGVERVVLAEIDGDVIDVCRKFFPYHTSKLDDPRVDIQVGDGFEYLKNHEGEFDVILSDSTDPIGPGEVLFTQEYFALTKRALRPGGVLVTQSHSPWDPDSRLKSIRDVLLRNFAQAHWYGAVIPTYPYGWWSFFFASDSVHPLESARIERMQEITQNAKYYTPAVHEAAFAVPAFLARELGLS; from the coding sequence ATGGAACTCTGGTTAACTGAAACATACGGCCCGATTCGCGGCGGCTGGAAGGCTGGGGGAGTCCTGTATTCCAAACAGTCGAAATACCAGCTGGTCGAGATTGTTGAGACCGAGCGCTGGGGGAAGACGCTTGTGCTCGACGGCTGCATGATGACCACCGAAAAGGATGAGTTCGTTTATCACGAAATGTTGACTCATCCGGCGATGGTAACACATTCTGCACCTAAGAGCGTATGTGTTATTGGTGGAGGAGACGGCGGCACAGTCCGGGAGGTCTTGAATCATCCGGGTGTCGAACGGGTTGTGCTGGCGGAAATAGACGGGGATGTCATTGACGTTTGCCGCAAATTCTTTCCCTATCATACGTCGAAACTTGACGATCCTCGAGTGGACATTCAGGTGGGTGACGGATTCGAATATTTGAAGAATCACGAAGGAGAATTCGATGTGATTCTCTCGGATTCAACGGATCCGATCGGCCCCGGTGAAGTGCTGTTCACACAGGAGTATTTCGCTTTAACGAAACGCGCGCTCAGGCCGGGCGGTGTGCTCGTCACACAGTCGCACAGCCCGTGGGATCCTGATTCCCGGTTGAAGAGCATTCGCGACGTTTTGCTGCGAAATTTTGCGCAGGCTCACTGGTACGGGGCGGTCATCCCGACCTACCCGTATGGCTGGTGGAGCTTCTTTTTTGCCTCGGATTCCGTGCATCCTCTTGAGTCCGCTCGCATTGAGCGGATGCAGGAGATCACGCAAAACGCCAAGTATTATACGCCGGCAGTTCACGAAGCTGCATTCGCTGTACCCGCATTTTTGGCCCGTGAATTAGGTCTCTCTTGA
- the speB gene encoding agmatinase, with protein sequence MGASESLEGARLALFGMPYDGTCSFRPGTRFGPAAIRNISDGIETYCPVADRDLEDVQFADLGDLILPPGDKLESLQIIEKAAGELYNRGVLPAGLGGEHLVSLPLVKAAFERFPDAVLVQFDAHLDLRDDYLGTKLSHATVMRRIMEFVNPSQILQIGPRSGPREEFEVAKKFGTYRPDSFTAAELSAWIANRPVYVTLDLDVLDPSILPGTGTPEPGGVSFTTLQSWIVALTGVKWVGWDVVELSPDYDPSHVSSVVSSKVVRSMILASTATLC encoded by the coding sequence ATGGGTGCCAGCGAGTCTCTTGAAGGCGCCCGTTTGGCGTTGTTCGGAATGCCCTATGACGGAACCTGTTCATTCAGGCCAGGTACGAGATTCGGTCCTGCGGCAATTAGAAACATATCCGACGGCATTGAAACGTACTGTCCGGTTGCGGACAGGGACCTGGAAGACGTGCAATTTGCAGACTTGGGTGACCTGATTCTGCCCCCCGGCGATAAGTTAGAAAGCCTCCAAATCATTGAAAAAGCCGCTGGCGAACTCTATAACAGGGGGGTCCTTCCGGCCGGACTCGGGGGCGAGCATCTGGTCAGCCTTCCGCTGGTAAAGGCGGCTTTCGAGCGCTTTCCTGACGCAGTTTTGGTGCAATTTGATGCACATCTTGACCTGCGTGATGACTACCTTGGGACGAAGCTCTCGCATGCGACGGTCATGCGAAGAATCATGGAGTTTGTGAATCCGTCACAGATATTGCAGATTGGGCCAAGGTCTGGGCCGAGGGAGGAGTTCGAAGTTGCTAAGAAATTTGGAACTTACCGTCCAGATTCGTTTACAGCAGCCGAACTGAGTGCATGGATCGCAAATCGGCCTGTTTATGTCACATTAGATTTGGATGTGCTTGATCCCTCTATACTTCCGGGAACCGGCACTCCTGAGCCCGGGGGGGTCAGTTTTACCACCCTGCAGAGCTGGATTGTGGCGCTTACAGGTGTGAAGTGGGTTGGGTGGGATGTCGTCGAATTGTCCCCAGACTACGACCCAAGTCATGTATCCTCAGTGGTTTCCTCCAAAGTTGTTCGCTCAATGATCCTGGCCTCCACCGCAACGCTTTGCTAA